From the Brassica napus cultivar Da-Ae chromosome A8, Da-Ae, whole genome shotgun sequence genome, one window contains:
- the LOC125577307 gene encoding classical arabinogalactan protein 9-like, with the protein MAPRRKSRAPSYRDLFGDDGSGTSSSGPSSSGPSSSTAVPDSQPSQRVAWSPPPPQMPPPQMPPPHMPPPPPPAAAPEPVPEGAVHPDLRVPSYAPFARYTVEDLLAQPGREGLDVLDPDRPRGTYW; encoded by the coding sequence atggctcctagaagaaAATCCAGAGCACCTAGTTATAGAGATTTGTTTGGCgacgatggttccggtacatcttcttccggtccatcgtcttctggTCCATCATCCTCCAccgcagttccagactctcagccttctcagagagttgcttggagtcctcctccaccgcagatgcctccaccgcaAATGCCTCCACCGcatatgcctccacctcctcctccagcggctgcacctgagcctgtcccagaaggtgcagttcatccggatttgcgtgtgccttcatatgccccattcgcgagatatacggtagaggatttgcttgcccagcccggacgagagggtttggatgttctagaccccgatagaccccgaggaacttattggtaa